Genomic DNA from Telopea speciosissima isolate NSW1024214 ecotype Mountain lineage chromosome 2, Tspe_v1, whole genome shotgun sequence:
TATTGATTGATAAAAccaatacaataccgataccttgATCCTTGCATACGGAGCATTGGTCCAATTAAACTAACAGTATGATGCATAGTATACGAAGAAAATGAATACTTATTAGGCCAAATATTCTCTACATCGgtggcgtaggctacactcaGATACATGGGGGTGGATGAAATGACTATCCTGCCCCCCAAATggcaagcccatgtgtctgggcacaggctgcgctgtggcacagagaacatcagccctacTTATAATGATGCAGAAAATGAAAGAGTGTAGTTAAAAACAAAACGATGAcaaaagatgagagagagagagagagagagagaaaacgatAAGATGGAAAGTAGCCTTATCTTCGCCATGGATGCAAACCTTATCAGATTGATTAGTTTTAAGATAATTTTAGACCGGAGACAACTACAAGTAAACTACTCGTGCAAGTTATTCCAATCTGTCACTTCAACACACTATCGTATTCTTAATTGTTATATTATTCTTGAAAACTACATCTTGTGATTGGAATGAAATTATTTAACATTTCTACATTGTCAGAGCCTTTAATGAGGTTAGGATCGAATTATTCTTAAGCCACGGTGAATAAAATCCATTGCGGGCGGGAGAGGGCATCGCATAATATTAGGGGGtttttgtaaacaaaaaaaaaaaagatgttttAAGTCCCTAGGATGATGGTTGTACCTTTATTTCTTGGGTGAAGATAATTTTCTTCTAAATATTATAGCTTGTGTATATTTATTAGTTCATGTAGATAGTAGATACACACGCTTCAGCCGTTATATGAGACATAGAGAAAGGATGTGTAATATCATTTTTGGCCTTTCTGGTGTGACTCAGACAGCACTTGCCCCTAAATTTAATTAAAGATTTGGATATATATATTAAAGTCTAGTAGAATTCTTCTTGAGAGTGGGCCCCTTAACACCTTCTCCTAAAAGTTAGacccaaaaaaataggaaaatatcAACAAACGAAATAATGCTAACCTCACATATATGTGAAGTCACATAGCCAATTAGCTGgaggataaataatttcaatttttatttcactGAATTAATTCCAAAAGATCATGTATGATGTGTTTGCATTGGAAATATGACCAAGATTCTATGACAAAACACAGACTAGGAAGTCTTTCAAGGACCACATCCACAAATCCACAATTGACCAGACCATTTGGTTATTTGGCTAATCCTAAACCAGTGATGTTGAGGTCTGGTCCAGTTTGGTCCGGTCATggattaaagtatcggtatcagattGACTGTTATTGATACATATACCATTGGTATCGGTTAAATAGATTCTTTTTTGATGGAATCAGACTGATACGATGATCATGTCGTGAATTAAATCTTTGGATttggtttggtccaagtcaagaTTCTTACCAGTGAGTTGTGGATGacttgaaaaaaccctgaaccTATTTTAGGAGGCAACAGTAGAGGAATGATGAAAACTGAACGAATTTAGCTCAtctctagggagcccaacaCGCCCAGGGTGTTGCcaaccgttgggctgtgccgcacacatctcggcgcatCGCACACATCCTTAGGCATGCGTCAAGATGTGTGCGGTACAACTTAGCCATTGGAGGCCCTCGGGTAGCACCCtgggtgctgggctccctggagacgatcttGATCCAAATCGAACTGAAACAAAGATGGGGGGCAAAAGGGAAAATTGAAACAGTACCAGTACTATCCCAGCTTTCAAATTATCTCCCTATCTAGTCTAGACTCTAGTCTGGTccacaaggagaaaaaaaaccaattcGGATTCTAAAGTTGCTTTCACCCATTTTGGAGGGGTAGGGGGCGGGGGCATGGTTGCTAGGGAAACTCATCCAAGACAAGGACAACtggaaagacaaaaaaatatataaatatatattgaaTCTGATCCAACCTCTTCTTGCCTGACTTGTCACATTCTAGTCCACACAATACTACATGACATGAAGATGGTTATTTCTTAAATCGGACCAAAACCAGAACCAGCACCAGAACGGACTATTTTATGGAGGATTTGAGCTGATTAGCCGGGCTAgtttgagaataaaaaaatttgccACCCAAACTACATTATTATGAGATTGGCGAAAATTGCGGGGTTCTAAGAGGACTAGCTTTGTCTTCTTCCCCTAAGTTTCCCTGCGTCAATCACATGCTTTGCTTGCTTAATATAAACTCGAGCGATCATCAATTCATGTGCGGGTCATCACGACATGACACGTGTAATCATTCTTTTTGGTATTCAATGATGGTATGAGTGGGTCTCATCTAAGGGCAATCCCGTGTAATTTGTGGAGAAATGGAAGAAGGGAGTTTgaattcagatctgctacccacatgagGACGGATGGAGATAAAtttgaaccctccatgggggtgtggggtCCGTTTCTGAGATATAAAACCCATGCCATGGAAGGGTCACATCTATCCCCACCCATCCCGATGTGAGTAACTGATCCGAAATCCgggtttctcttttcttttcagaaTTACTGTATTTGACGGCGGGTTTTCGAACCGAAGGAAGAACCAGCGAAGCCACGTGAAGAAAAGTTGAGAATTGAGAGGCAAAGAAGGAAAATTTTGGACAGATCAGACATGTAAGGATCATCCAACCCGCGGGACCCACGTATGATATTGCCACCCTGGCCCTTGTCTAAGGTAATAGCCAGCTGTCACATCAACACACCTCATAGCCCATTGAATTTACGAGACTACCCTTTAAATGTTGATCTATCTCCATCATCATCCCTTCACAATAACCGACGACTTTAATTTATTAGACTCGTATTATACAAAAAACTTATCAGAGAATTAAAGACAGAGACTTAACCCTAATTAATTGCGAGAAGGACATTCCCTCTTTTCTATTTCTATCCCATAAGGGATAAGGCCATAATCAATTTTCATTAATAAAAGGCTTTGGAGTTCAAAAGAATTGAGAAGTTTATGGTAATTTCGAAGGAACACGATGGGTGGATTGGGGATGGCAAAGGTCTGTCAGACTCTGTATGTTTCAGCTGCCACGCTCTCGGCTTCTAAgcctttgtttgtttgtttgggaCAAATTTGCCATAAATATCTCATCTTTGCGTTGGCCTCTCTCTGGTCGGAGAGTTAAAATTTGAGAGTAACAAACGCGGAGAGAGTTATAAAGAAGAGAAGCTCATCGGTGTTCGGAAACTCAATtcaaagaggaagagagagacgaGATTCTTTGTTCTTCGATTTCTAGTCTGGTATTTCTCAGAAGTACTACTATTACTGTTTTGTTCTGGTAGGACTTTTATGCGTtttcttgatgatgatgattaggaggaggaggaggaacgtatgtttttaatttctctgttctaactttttttttgtttttctgtcttTGGCTGCTGcagaatttttttatgtttttttggtgaGTGAGTTTTTGAATTGAAAAGCCAAGCAATATGGGTTACTGGAAATCAAAGGTTCTTCCAAAGATCAAGAAGGTTTTTGAGAAGAACGTGAACAAGAAAGCTGCTACTGAAGCATGCAAGTCCTTCGATGATTCTAAGGTGATTTTTCGTATTCTCCTTCATGGAATTAAGGTGTTAGTAGTaggagtagtagtagtagtaatatCTGCTGTACGttgttaatttatttatttgtggTGTGAGGGTTCAGGAAGAGATCAACAAggagtttgaagaaaagaagacagAGCTCCAACCTAAAGTAATAGAAGTttatgaagcttcttccacagAAATCAAGGTCGATCAtcagcttctccttcttcttaaaattcaaatcaaaccccctttttttttcgcgggggggagggggaaattttattaattttgtttGGAAATTATTTTGCAGACCTTGGTCAAGGAACGTACGGATGGAGGAGTAAAGAAGAACGCCACAACAGTTCAAACGTTCCTCGAAGAGTTGGTGaaaattggtaaaaaaaaaaataaaaatcatcacTTGCGGATTTCTTATTTGATGTTTTGCTCCAGTTAAAATTTGTTCTAATATATTCGTTTATATGTGTAGAGTTCCCGGGATCGAAGCAGGTTTGTGAAGCATCATCAAAGTTGGGGCCAGTTCTGGTGTCAGGACCAATTCTGTTTGTGTTGGAGAAGGTGTCGACCTTGGTAGTCACAGAGGAGGAGAAACCAGCCGAGACAACAAGAGAGATAACAACAACGGAGACGGCGACAGAAACAGAAGCAGAGACAGAAACTATAATAACAACGGAGGAGACAAGTGTGAAGGACAAGGAGATagccatagaagaagaagaagaagaaaataataaggAAGTGAAAGTTGCAGAAGCTCCTGCTGCAGCTCCGGCAGAGGAGATCAAGAGTACTACTGTGAAAACAGAAACGACCGAACCTACTGCTCCGGCTTCATCTGAACCACCAAAACCAAAGGTTGAAGAAGCCGAACCACCAAAGGCTTGAAGGCATGCATGGATCGATATATAAAGCTGCCCATGATGATCATCATCAATCAAACCAaaattactctctctctctctcccaatccATCTCCAATATTCCCACCTCTGTAAAATTAAGTAAACTTTTTCAAAGGTTCAAACCTCGATCTTCCTCCTTTTTCGCATGATgttaaatatgatttgttattCTTGTAATCTTTTTATTGTATACCTGCTGTTCTGATCTTAATTTTAAGCTTTCATGGAGATTTGTATTGTAATTGTGCATGCATGTGTTTCTATATATTTTCGCTCTAATGTCACGATTAAAGACTTATATTATTGTTtggatttaaatattttatcTTCAGCTGGTCATCTATTCAATCTTTTTAtgtaagtatatatatataaatggagTGGGTCAtaccgatgtgagactaaaccGACAACCATTGAGCACACAAATTACACATCAATCTCAAAAGATTAACTGATTTATACACATTACACACCACACTTACATACCCacccgatgtgagactaaaccTACACACCAAGTGGGTCATGTTATTGTATGAGGTGGTATATATGTTattagttaatttaattatatataaGAAAGTAGAAATAAGCAAGGGTAGGTGTTATCATTTTATCATTCGCATCTTTCCAGAATGTAATCGTAAGCATTGTGTATAAATCAGTTAAGAATGGAATAAGGGGAAAGGAGATGTAcctaaaaacaacaaaagaagaggtgaaaggagagagagagggagagatagagGATAGAGCAGAGATGAAGTTGAGCACTACATGGGTTTCCCAATGAATCCCTCTTGGAACTGAGGATCCAAATCTAATTATCATTATGATGGGAGGATTAATGATGAGGGGGACAAGGACGATACAAAGAGCGGATACTACGTGTGGAATTGAGGCTTGAAAGTAACCCAGACCTTAGGGGCCGAAGCACCTACTTCACTAACCCCTTCTAGTAGTCCACTtcttattattagggaaaaagaatccTAAAAGGCAGCGTAGCCCTTGCCCCTGGATATAAGTTGTACAAAATGACTATCTCACCCCtcatgaaagaaagaaattcaTCCCTGAAATGCAGTGTGATCCCTATGCCAATGGGTGTGAGTGGAAGCATCAACATGAGAGGACAGTGTGGCCCTTGTGCCAATGGGAGCGTGGATGGTAGCATCAACATGGAAGGAATTTCTTCCTTTCACGgaggtggggcagtcatttcttGGGGGCAAGGGCTATTTTTCGTAGTTTGGTGCTCCATTCCTACTCTGGGAACATGCACAAGAGAGAAAGTAACCAACATTTATGGACATTAATTCAGACACTTCATCTCAATAGGGGGaaatttctattccattttcATGGTCTAATGCTCCACACCACGTTGTCCCTTCTCTGGTCCACCGACTAGAGAACTTATTCTTCTTTAGTTGGACGCCAATGTGAgaacttcttttccttttcgttctcttcgtcttcatcatcatcatcatcattattatttaaaaaatatatgacGGTGGACCGTGGGTGGGACCCTTCAAACATCAATGAATTAATAGCTTACTTTGCGccggggagggggaggaggaggaggagggaggaACGGAGTGGGATTGGTAAGGTGAGGAATCAAATCGAACAGTGCCAAACGATCAACAATCGAACAGTACAACTCACAAACATGTTCTCATATTCCTTCACATCGTAATGTCTGTATATATGTGTCACTCAGTGTGTTagatacattatatatatatattagctaGTTCGGAGCTAAAAACAGATCTGTGAAGTGTCAAATTTGCATTAACACCTAGAAAAGGAAATGTTTGACATTATGAACTGACCAGGTGGaaatccatttttatttttttaatttatgaagGCAGAATTTGATACCAACATGAACTGGCCACgagaaaatcaaaatcataaatTATATAATGAGTTTCATTTATTGTCATCACCATGTTAGTTAGTTACATTGATTTTCATAACTGTGTATTGGTTCCGTCAATCATAACTGTGTATTGGTTCCGTCATATGGCAACCCAAAGCGAGGCTGGAAATTTTGTGAAAGTTTTGTAGGAATAAGTTGAAACCACGGT
This window encodes:
- the LOC122652159 gene encoding plasma membrane-associated cation-binding protein 1; the encoded protein is MGYWKSKVLPKIKKVFEKNVNKKAATEACKSFDDSKEEINKEFEEKKTELQPKVIEVYEASSTEIKTLVKERTDGGVKKNATTVQTFLEELVKIEFPGSKQVCEASSKLGPVLVSGPILFVLEKVSTLVVTEEEKPAETTREITTTETATETEAETETIITTEETSVKDKEIAIEEEEEENNKEVKVAEAPAAAPAEEIKSTTVKTETTEPTAPASSEPPKPKVEEAEPPKA